The following nucleotide sequence is from uncultured Draconibacterium sp..
GATTTGGTTTTTACCTCTGGTCCTGAGGTTTGTGCATTTATTGAAAATGCAAAAAGAATGAATATTAATCCGGATAGTAATGTTTTCATTTCGTTCTATTTTTTTTGATTGTTATTGGTTCTAATTACGAGTAATCATCTGGCCCAGCTATCAAGCTGCTCCAGGGTTACATTGAAGAATCTTTTGTCCTTGTTCAGTGAACGCATCGTCGTCATTTCTTCATCACTCAACTCAAAGTCGAAAATATTGATGTTCTCTTTGATGTGAACAGGATTTGTAGCTCCCGGAATTACAGAGAAACCCTCCTGAATATGCCACCGGAGTATAATCTGCACGATGCTTTTACCGTGTGCATCAGCAATTTTTTTAATTACCTGATCCGACAACAGACCAGGATCTCCGTGACCCAACGGATACCAGCACTCGATGAATATATTGTAAGGTTTTACCCATTCCCGTATGTCGTTTCGCTGCGCATAGGGATGACATTCGATTTGCAGCGCAACAGGTTTTATTTCCATGTTATCCACAATGGCATGGAAGCGTTCATTGCTGGCGTCAAAATTACTGATACCTAACGAGCGTACTTTGCCCGATGCAACTGCCTTTTCCATCTCTTTCCAGGCATTAATATAATCACCAATGGGCTGATGGATATAAAGCAGGTCGATGTAATCAGTTTGAAAGCGTTTCAGTATGGTGTCAATGGATGCGAGGGTTTTGCCATTCGCATAATCGGAAACCCATAATTTGCTTGTAATAAAGAATTCCTCACGCGGAATGCCGCTCTCCTTCATTGCTTCACCAACGGCTCCCTCAACACGATAAGCAGTGGCACAATCCACATGGCGGAAACCATTTCTAAAAGCTTCGAGACATGCTGCCTTCGCTGCTTCGTATGAGATGGCAAAAGTGCCAATCCCCAACTGGGGCATTTCTTTTCCGTTGTTCAGTTTTAAAGCCGGCACATATTCTTTTCCCTGTGCATTCGCATTATGAATGCCAACGAATAACAGAACTACTACCAAAAATTGAAATGTAATTTTTACTGTTTTCATCGATATTTTCCATTTAATGATTATTGTTTTCTATAAATATTTTCCAAAGAATGAATTGAGTTTATCCATTGCCTGTTCAACATATTCAGGAACATAATAGGTTTGAATATGTGTAGCACCAGGTATCACAAACAATTCTTTTTCTGTGGTTCCGGTAGCTTTCGCAAATGCCTCATCGGTCATATATTTTGTGTCCGCTTTACTTCCGGCCATCATCAGTAAAGGCTGGTTGATTAATTCGATGTTGTCTGTCGCATCCCAGGTCATTAAATCCATTAAACTGCTTGTTGTATATAGAAATGTTGAATTTGGATGGGCGTGGGTTCTGAAATAATACTCATATCCTTCGCGATACAAATCAGTTGTTGTTTTGGCGATTTCTTCATCCGTGATGCTTGCTACGCCCGAATAGAGGATTTTACCGCCTGCGGCTTCTAGTGCACGGGCATCCGAAGCTTGTTTCATGCGCTCCTGAATGGTGCTTAACAGTGTTTTTTGAAAGCCATTACGTCTTACTTCTCCCGAATTAAACATACTCAAGGTAGCAACGGCTTTAATCCGCTTATCCGATTGAACTGTTTTTATTGTATAACCACCGCCGCCACAAATTCCTAAAGCCCCTAAGCGGACGGTATCAACACCTGCATATTGGGAAATAAAGTCAACCATACCGTGGATGTCCTCAACACGGTTTTGGGGCTTATCTGTATGCCGGGGTTCGCCGCCACTTGCTCCCTGATACGAAGCATCGGCAACAATTGCAATGTAACCCAATTCAGCCAAATGCTGTGCGTACAATCCCGAAACCTGCTCTTTTACACCTCCGTTTGGATGAGCCACTACCACAGCCGGATAATTTTTAGCGGGATCGAAATTTGCAGGCGTGTAAACGTTGGCTGCGATTTCGATGCCATTCAGACTATAATTTACAGGATGGATATTTACCTCTCCTTTTAAATTTTCTGTTATGGCATCGCGGTAAACCAGACCGAAAGGATTTTCAATCTTGTTTTGACCTGATGCAATAATGCTTGATGTCATTAGCATAATTGTAAAAATTTGATTTCTAATTTTACTTTTCATTCTTATTCTTCTTAATTGTTTTTATTCATCTGTATGCTTTTCCCAGAACTTCAGGGCAAGGTCTACCCATCCTTCAGCATCAGTCCCGGTTCCAAGGCCGAAGCCATGACCAGCATTTTCATATCTTCGATACTCAACATCAACACCGGCATTTCTAAGATTCTGAACACGCCTTTCAACCGTGTTTACATTGGCAATCCAGTCGTTTGCTGCTACCGTAATAAATGCAGGAGAAAAATCACCCGAGTAGCTTGATTGGCCGGTATAAGCAATAACGGCTGAAGCCGGTTTTGGAAGCTTATCTCCACCGTAAGCAGCAACTCCACTCAGAGCAATATCGCCTGCCATCCGGGCTCCGGCCGAACCTCCCCAAACCGAATAATCTTTTGTGTTCACTCCCAGGCTTTCTGCATTTCTAAAAATGTATGATATTGCCGCCGCCAAATCCTCGCTTGCTTTTTGCCCGCTGCCAAGCCGATAACGAATAACAAAAGCATTCAAACCTGATTCACTAATTCGTTTTGCTATTGGAAATCCTTCGTGCAACGACCCAACGTATGAAAAACCGCCTCCCGGACAAATAATGGCAAAAGGAGCACCCAGCTCACCTCTAAAAAAGAATAAACCCGTGTAATTCTTGTCAGACTCAAGTTGCTTTTGCGCATCGGTATAGAAATCATAAAAAATGGTATTGCCTTCATTTACATCATCAATCATGCGGTTTAGCGAACTAACTACATCCTTGGGATGCACATAACCATGATAAGGCATGAGCGAAGCGATATTACTTAATGGGGTATTGTAATAACCGGAGTTATTGTTGCGGGGTAAAAGCAACTCTCCAACGCCGCTGAATGCCTTATGATTTACAATATCACTAACTAAATCGTCAATTGTTAGATGCTCGTATGTTTTCACCTGAACTGAATTTTGTTCGGCTGGGATGAAAGTGTCCTCCTTAATATCAGTAATTGTGCAACTGAGATGAACGATAACCAAAAGCAGCGCAAAAGGATAATATCCGAAACCAGGAACAAATCTTTTCCGGTTATTCCTGTTTTTACAGGATTTCCTGCGTATATATTTAATATCTATCTCCATCAATCTGATAACCTTTATATCAAAGCTCATTCTCTTCTATCGAAGTCTATATGGCGAGTTTTCTACTACCCATCCATTTGATCATTTCAGGATCGCGATGGTCGAAGAAACTGCTCGTTTTCATGTCCAGAGTTGCAATGGATTCCATGTCTTTAAGACTTAATTCAAAATCAAACACATTGAAGTTCTCTGCCATTCTTTCCTTTCTCACCGATTTAGGAATAGCAACAACACCTCTTTGAGTCAACCAGCGAAGCACTACCTGTGCAATTGACTTATTGTACTTTTTGCCAATTCCAGCTAAAAGTTCATTGCTGAAAAGATTATTCCTTCCTTCAGCAAAAGGCCCCCATGATTCGATCTGGACACCGTTTTCAGTAAGGAACTTTTGTGTTTCAACTTGCTGATTAAAAGGATGTGTTTCAATCTGATTCACCATCGGAGCAATTTCATTGAAGGTAATCATATCCATCACTCTGTCCGGTTGAAAATTACTTACACCAATGGCTCTTACTTTTCCAGCCTTATAAAGCTCCTGCATGGCTCTCCACGATCCATGCACATCGCCGTATGGCTGATGAATCAGGTATAAATCGAGGTAATCGAGTTGGAGTTTTTCGAGCGATTTTTCAAATGACAATTTTGTGTTTTCGTAACCAGTATGCTGAACCCACAACTTCGATGTAACAAACATTTCCTTTCGCTCTACACCACTTTTTTTGATTGCATTCCCAACTGCAATTTCATTCATATACGATGCTGCTGTATCAATTAAGCGGTAACCCGTTTCAATAGCATTCAAAACACTGGTTTCACATTCATCCTGATTTGCGATCTGAAAAACCCCAAATCCGAGAATCGGCATTTCTACGCCATTATTAAGTTTTACTGTTTTCAC
It contains:
- a CDS encoding aldo/keto reductase produces the protein MKTVKITFQFLVVVLLFVGIHNANAQGKEYVPALKLNNGKEMPQLGIGTFAISYEAAKAACLEAFRNGFRHVDCATAYRVEGAVGEAMKESGIPREEFFITSKLWVSDYANGKTLASIDTILKRFQTDYIDLLYIHQPIGDYINAWKEMEKAVASGKVRSLGISNFDASNERFHAIVDNMEIKPVALQIECHPYAQRNDIREWVKPYNIFIECWYPLGHGDPGLLSDQVIKKIADAHGKSIVQIILRWHIQEGFSVIPGATNPVHIKENINIFDFELSDEEMTTMRSLNKDKRFFNVTLEQLDSWAR
- a CDS encoding alpha/beta hydrolase translates to MKSKIRNQIFTIMLMTSSIIASGQNKIENPFGLVYRDAITENLKGEVNIHPVNYSLNGIEIAANVYTPANFDPAKNYPAVVVAHPNGGVKEQVSGLYAQHLAELGYIAIVADASYQGASGGEPRHTDKPQNRVEDIHGMVDFISQYAGVDTVRLGALGICGGGGYTIKTVQSDKRIKAVATLSMFNSGEVRRNGFQKTLLSTIQERMKQASDARALEAAGGKILYSGVASITDEEIAKTTTDLYREGYEYYFRTHAHPNSTFLYTTSSLMDLMTWDATDNIELINQPLLMMAGSKADTKYMTDEAFAKATGTTEKELFVIPGATHIQTYYVPEYVEQAMDKLNSFFGKYL
- a CDS encoding alpha/beta hydrolase, whose translation is MKTYEHLTIDDLVSDIVNHKAFSGVGELLLPRNNNSGYYNTPLSNIASLMPYHGYVHPKDVVSSLNRMIDDVNEGNTIFYDFYTDAQKQLESDKNYTGLFFFRGELGAPFAIICPGGGFSYVGSLHEGFPIAKRISESGLNAFVIRYRLGSGQKASEDLAAAISYIFRNAESLGVNTKDYSVWGGSAGARMAGDIALSGVAAYGGDKLPKPASAVIAYTGQSSYSGDFSPAFITVAANDWIANVNTVERRVQNLRNAGVDVEYRRYENAGHGFGLGTGTDAEGWVDLALKFWEKHTDE
- a CDS encoding aldo/keto reductase, translating into MKTVKLNNGVEMPILGFGVFQIANQDECETSVLNAIETGYRLIDTAASYMNEIAVGNAIKKSGVERKEMFVTSKLWVQHTGYENTKLSFEKSLEKLQLDYLDLYLIHQPYGDVHGSWRAMQELYKAGKVRAIGVSNFQPDRVMDMITFNEIAPMVNQIETHPFNQQVETQKFLTENGVQIESWGPFAEGRNNLFSNELLAGIGKKYNKSIAQVVLRWLTQRGVVAIPKSVRKERMAENFNVFDFELSLKDMESIATLDMKTSSFFDHRDPEMIKWMGSRKLAI